The following proteins come from a genomic window of Populus nigra chromosome 6, ddPopNigr1.1, whole genome shotgun sequence:
- the LOC133695620 gene encoding phosphatidylinositol 4-kinase gamma 7-like has protein sequence MSRKLDSPVQTQMAVAVFKSPLGGEYHGSKRMEGKQPAGRRRVFVQTDTGCVLGMELDRSDNAHTVKRRLQIALNVSTEESSLTFGDMVLNNDLSAVRNDSPLLLTRNYLHRSSSTPCLSPTGRDIQQRDQSRPIEILGQSNSFAKMKQVVKESIKAIKNGVDPLPVHSGLGGAYYFRNSRGQSVAIVKPTDEEPFAPNNPKGFVGKALGQPGLKRSVRVGETGFREVAAYLLDYDHFANVPPTALVKITHSIFNVNDGVNGNKPHKKKKVSKIASFQQFIPHDFDASDHGTSSFPVSSVHRIGILDIRIFNTDRHAGNLLVRKLDGVGRFGQVELIPIDHGLCLPETLEDPYFEWIHWPQASIPFSDDELDYIKKLNPGNDCDMLRMQLPMIREACLRVLVLCTIFLKEAAIHGLCLAEIGEMMSREFRPGEEEPSELELVCIEARRLIAEREAFSPRGDLVDDQEFQFDLDCDETQYDFTAKLTADDYMIRSPFQFGIGSGSGRFPLSKLEESMEEDEESEGEEEQEGFAALRTLEKLPTISKLSMSLKSITLGDKNQKLSGTKPENGCLSNRSSGHRSANEQLPASISFVELADMTEEEWTLFLEKFQELLYPAFDKRKSVTLGQRQRQRLGTSCQF, from the coding sequence ATGTCTCGTAAACTGGACAGCCCAGTTCAAACACAGATGGCAGTGGCAGTCTTTAAGAGCCCACTTGGTGGGGAATACCATGGAAGTAAAAGAATGGAAGGGAAACAACCTGCTGGGAGGAGACGAGTTTTTGTGCAAACCGATACTGGATGTGTCTTGGGAATGGAGTTGGATCGCAGTGACAATGCTCATACAGTGAAACGAAGGTTGCAGATTGCCCTTAATGTGTCAACTGAGGAGAGTTCCTTGACTTTTGGGGATATGGTGCTGAATAACGACCTCAGTGCTGTTCGTAATGACTCACCTCTTCTTTTAACACGGAACTATCTTCATAGAAGCTCATCTACTCCCTGTCTTTCACCGACTGGAAGAGACATCCAACAGAGAGACCAGAGTCGTCCTATTGAGATATTGGGACAGTCAAATAGCTTTGCTAAAATGAAACAGGTGGTGAAGGAAAGTATCAAGGCAATTAAAAATGGTGTTGACCCACTTCCTGTTCATAGTGGGCTCGGTGGTGCATACTATTTTAGGAACAGCAGAGGTCAGAGTGTTGCCATTGTGAAGCCAACAGATGAAGAACCTTTTGCACCAAACAATCCAAAAGGTTTTGTTGGCAAAGCTCTTGGGCAACCAGGTTTGAAACGGTCTGTGCGTGTTGGGGAGACAGGGTTCAGGGAAGTGGCAGCATACCTTCTTGACTATGATCACTTTGCTAATGTGCCCCCTACTGCACTTGTGAAGATCACTCACTCAATCTTCAATGTCAATGACGGGGTAAATGGCAATAAGCcacacaagaagaagaaggtcaGCAAGATTGCGTCTTTCCAGCAGTTCATTCCACATGATTTTGATGCCAGTGATCACGGGACATCAAGCTTCCCAGTATCTTCTGTGCATCGTATTGGGATATTAGACATTAGAATTTTTAACACTGACAGACATGCTGGGAACCTTCTAGTCAGGAAGCTTGATGGTGTCGGGAGATTTGGGCAAGTGGAGCTGATTCCAATTGATCATGGGCTTTGCTTACCAGAAACATTGGAGGATCCATACTTCGAGTGGATTCATTGGCCTCAGGCTTCAATTCCGTTCTCAGATGATGAGCttgactatataaaaaaacttaacccTGGCAACGATTGTGATATGCTGCGAATGCAGCTTCCGATGATCAGAGAGGCTTGCCTCCGGGTTCTAGTTCTCTGCACAATTTTTCTCAAGGAGGCTGCCATCCATGGTCTCTGTCTTGCTGAAATTGGTGAGATGATGAGCAGGGAGTTCCGACCTGGTGAGGAGGAACCCAGTGAGCTTGAGCTTGTGTGCATTGAGGCAAGGAGGTTGATAGCCGAGAGGGAGGCATTCTCTCCCAGGGGTGATTTGGTAGATGATCAGGAATTCCAATTTGATTTAGACTGCGATGAAACACAATACGACTTCACTGCTAAGCTAACAGCAGATGACTACATGATCAGGTCACCATTCCAATTTGGAATTGGATCTGGGAGTGGTCGTTTCCCACTCTCAAAATTGGAGGAAAGCATGGAGGAGGACGAGGAAAGTGAAGGGGAGGAAGAGCAAGAGGGTTTTGCTGCCCTGCGTACTCTTGAAAAACTCCCAACCATTTCAAAGCTTTCCATGTCATTGAAGAGTATCACGTTAGGTGACAAGAACCAGAAGTTATCAGGAACAAAGCCAGAAAATGGCTGTCTTAGTAATAGATCATCTGGGCACAGGAGTGCTAACGAGCAGCTTCCTGCAAGTATAAGTTTTGTGGAGCTGGCAGATATGACTGAGGAAGAGTGGACCTTGTTTTTGGAGAAATTTCAGGAACTGCTGTACCCAGCATTTGACAAACGCAAATCTGTCACCCTAGGTCAGAGGCAGAGACAGAGGCTTGGTACTTCATGCCAGTTTTGA
- the LOC133696048 gene encoding uncharacterized protein LOC133696048, whose protein sequence is MYKANVRKQILEKNNILIKEKEKPVSNTQGLFSKHLKRVYPIGLHRSTSSLSLSSVSLSLSQNSNDSSLTDSSAVPLEQKISLALRLISPLERREVPVARNFQPQQQQQQQQNQDSNDGEVKRCNWITKNSDKVYVAFHDECWGVPVYDDNQLFELLALSGMLMDYNWTEILKRKELFREAFEGFDPNIVAKMGEKEVMEIASNKAIMLAESRVRCIVDNSKCILKIAREFGSFSNYMWGNVNFKPTINRYKYPRNVPLRSPKAEAISKDLLKRGFRFVGPVIVYSFMQAAGLTIDHLVDCFRYSECVSLAERPWRHI, encoded by the exons ATGTATAAGGCAAatgtaagaaaacaaattctggAGAAGAACAACattttaatcaaagaaaaagagaagccaGTAAGTAATACTCAAGGGCTCTTCTCTAAACACCTCAAGAGAGTTTATCCAATTGGGCTGCATCGAAGCACTTCCTCCCTATCCTTATCATCAGTGTCATTATCTTTGTCACAGAACTCAAATGATTCTTCTCTCACAGATTCTTCAGCTGTTCCATTGGAACAGAAGATATCCTTGGCACTTCGTCTAATTTCTCCACTGGAAAGAAGAGAAGTCCCGGTGGCTAGAAACTTCCAgccacagcagcagcagcagcagcagcagaatcAGGATTCTAACGATGGGGAGGTGAAGAGGTGCAACTGGATTACAAAGAACAGTG ATAAAGTTTATGTGGCATTTCATGATGAATGCTGGGGAGTTCCAGTATACGACGATAA TCAATTGTTCGAGCTGCTTGCGTTGTCTGGTATGCTGATGGACTATAATTGGACAGAGattttgaaaagaaaggaaCTATTCAG AGAAGCTTTCGAGGGATTCGATCCGAATATTGTAGCGAAAATGGGAGAGAAAGAAGTCATGGAGATAGCCTCAAACAAGGCAATCATGTTGGCTGAGAGCAGAGTGAGGTGCATAGTGGACAATTCCAAATGCATACTGAAG ATTGCAAGGGAATTTGGATCTTTTAGTAATTACATGTGGGGTAATGTGAATTTCAAACCCACAATCAACAGATACAAATATCCAAGAAATGTTCCTTTAAGGTCTCCAAAAGCAGAAGCCATTAGCAAGGATCTACTCAAGCGTGGATTTAGATTCGTCGGACCAGTGATTGTGTACTCATTCATGCAAGCAGCAGGGTTGACAATCGATCATCTTGTCGATTGTTTTAGGTATAGTGAATGTGTAAGCCTTGCAGAAAGACCATGGAGGCATATCTAA